Below is a window of 'Nostoc azollae' 0708 DNA.
TGAAAACAATTACTGTTGATTTTCCAAATCATGGCGATTTAGATATATCAAATAATTTAGCCGCCCAGGAGTTGAAAAATATAGTTGGTTTCTTAGAATCGATATTTAATTTTTTATTCACTTCTATCTTTAACTTTCCATACTCGATTTTGAGTCTATTTTCCGCTTCTTTGGAAGAACCAATTTCATGGCTATTTTGACTGAGATTTATAATATTTGTAGATATGGAGGCTGTTTAACTCTCAGCGAAAAAGTCATAACATCATTACAGTTATGAGGATTTCTACGGGTAAATAATAGCATATGATAGTAGCCAATTTCTGATAGATGATACAATATTTTTTCTTTTCTACTATCTTTAGTCTGTAACTAATAAGATAGCCATGTAATCAAACCAGAGTGATCATCATATAACATTGTTATCCACAACACTATTGGATAATCCATGTTACTAATAAATTTATTAGTATGGGTTTTATTTTTAAGCTTGATAATTTCAGCTTCAGGTAACATTGGCTACAAAGTAGCCATGTTCCCTTTTCCTGTATGTAAAACATGGGAAAAATAAATTGATGCCAATGGTTTATTATTAGTCCACTGCTTCTGGCAACATTGTTTTTCAGAAATTGTTATTAAAGGTACTAATTTTACATTATGATTTAGCTGTAATTCTCGACTATTATCTATAGCATTTTCTTGAATTTACGTCTTGATTTTCGCTAGAACTTCTAAAACCTCACTGATATTATAGGGTCTGTCATTTACATCTTTTGCTAAATAACCCATTACTAACTGCTGCAATTCCTGGGGAATGTGAAGATAAGGATTAATTTCTTCAAATGTAGGTTGAGCTTGAATACAATGAAGTTTACAGCAACTGCTAAAGCAGTGACTTGTTGTATGACATGGATGTTTTCCTGTTAACATTTCAAACATTAACAGACCTAAACTATAAATATCAGAGTACTCATGCAATGTTTTCCGACCTTGCATTTGTTCTGGAGATGAATAAGGTAAACTACCTATAAAAGCCTCAGTCATTGTAATTCCACTGCTTTCGGTCAAGAATTTGGAAATCCCAAAATCAAGGTCTTAACTATTTCTGTTCTTTTACCATCATTATGAATGAATATATTTTCTGGTTTAATATCTCTATGCACAATCGGATGAATTTTACCATTTAAGGTAACTCCCTTGTGAGCGCAATCTAACCCTAAGTAAATTTGCTGGCTAATTTATAGAAATCTTGACAGAGTTAAACTCTCAATTCTCAGAATTTGTTTGAGGGTTCTTCCCCGTAAATATTCCATTACATAAAATGTAACTCTTTCATTAGTAATACCATAGGTCAATACACGGGTAATATGTGAACTCTTTTTCCCTAATTGAGCGCCGATGAAGATTTCTCTCCCAAAGCGTTTAGCTAACTCTGTGTTGCCTATACTCAAAGAGAGCATTTTAACAGCAACTAAAACACAGTTCTTGGTGATATCTTCTGCAAGGTAAACTCTTCCCATGCCTCCGGGACCAAGTACATCTCTGATTAAATAGCGATTATTTAATAATTTGCCGATGTAAATGTCTGATGGTGTTTGGTACTCATTCATATCCTGGTTATTATATTGCACCAGAAAACAAATGCATATTTACTACAGGAGACTTTAGCAAATCTATTACAGCTATTGTTTTTGAGTATTTATACAGGTCTGAATAATTCTATAAGACCAATATTTGACTTGTGAAACTTTAGCAATGCTAAAGCTCTATTCGTATAAACAGGTGATAGGTGACAGGGTTGAAAGTCTAGTTTATATCTAAGTTTTATCAACGGATGATGTCCTGAACACCTTGATGGTTGCCATAACAGATGTTGGCTTGGTAAAGTTGGTATAGCTGGCTTCAATCCTATTAATTGATATCATACCACTTTTTTGGTGGGTAAACTCTAATTAATCTTATGTAACGTATTGTAGCAGCTAGTGTGTACCTGTAATAATACGTTAATTATCTATTATCCTGATAGTGAAGTTATCTTTCCTTCTGGTAGTAGTGTGTCAAATTTATTTTGACGGATAATGATAAACTTCAAAGTTCTATTCTTCCCCTGCCTGGTTTTACCCTTCATTTTTAGCTTGACAGACTAGTACTACCGTGAATTCAAAATGCTTCTTTTAGAAGAGCTACCCCAAGAACATGTCTCCGAAGGAGACGCTACCCGAACCAAGTTCAAAATGTATACAGCATTAGGTTTTCGGAGATTTGGAATGGTTGGTTTATTTCTACTGTACTGTACTAGGAGGTTGGTTAACGGACTTGCCGCAGATCTAATAACCTGTTGATTCGAGTTTGAGTTGAAACGCAAGGATTTGAGTGGTTTGCAGTTTGTTGAAATTGTTGTCGCTGATGAGAATTAACGAAGTCTGTCCATTAGGGAGTTTAGTACCCAAGGTTAGGCCTTCGATGTTGTCTGAGGCTCAATCCAGATTTTGCAAGTCTAGGAGTAGTTTTCTCTGGACTGGTTTGATTTTTGTGATGTTAACAGTTGACAAACTATAAATATTGTGAATTTCGTCAGCATTTTCTAAGGAAACCTGAAATAAGGAAACAGCAAATCCCAAACTACTAAAAGTTCTTTCTAGGGTGAGGAAGTGTCCTTGATTATCTAGGGAGAGTAAAATCAGATAATCCGCTGTTAAACTTGCCTGTAAAATTGAATAGGGGTGTGACTGCTTCTGTTGGGTAGAGGTATTCTTTTTCGGGCTGATTGCTGGTGAGATTGCACTCCAAAATGCGGCAACTATTACCCCCACGAGGTTTTGATAATACACCGTCTTGAATTAAAGTGTTTTCAGTGGCTAGTGGTAATAGAACTGTCCAGAAAACTAACTTGGTGTCAAAAGAAAATGGTGGAAGAGAATTTTGAGGGTGTACCAAAAGGAAAAATCCACTAAATTAACTATATTCAAGAATATCCACATCGTAGAAAACAAATACTGGGAATAACTAACCATCAGTTTCAAGACTTGTTAGCCCAAGGTGAAATCTAGCATAGAAAACTTCAAGGTGACATAGAAAGTAAAAACATAGGTATAAATCAGAAAGGAGGAGGGGGGAAAGGGAAACTAGAGATAAAACAACAGGTATGTCTATGCTTGTGCTATTGGAGGAAAATGCCAACATTTGAGGTTTTAGGTTTGCATTTCGGTATATGGAAAACGGAAGCAAAGGACACATTTCATTACTGGCTAGAGATATTACGAAATGTTTTGCCTACTAGTCTCCTTCAACAGGTACAAAAACATGATAGTAATCATCCCATGGCGACTCAGAACAGAAGGCAGGAAACAAAGAGTTTTCCACCAAGGCTATTGTTGTTGAATAGGTCATTAGACTTGTAAAAACATTCCGGGTACCTTACCTAAACAAAGATTTCCCCTGAATTCCCCAATTTACTCACAAGTAATTCTTACTATTTTTTGTGGTTTAGTCACATTAGGAACTGGTTCATGAGTGTTGCCCATTTCATAAATGTTATGGATATGAGGTCAGTTATTAAAAAGAAAATACCTGTCCCCAAGGTTTGGTAATATTTCGCACATCTGTGCCATATCTTCCCGCCATATCTACTAAGCGATTTCTGAAATAACCCGCTACACCAATTAATACCATATCTCCCGGTTCAACGGTGTTAGCTAAAATGGCTTCCATTGCTGCTGTACCTGTACCGTTAACGGCAATGGTGTGGGGGTTTTCCGTTTGCCATACTTAGCGCAATAAAGATTGAATTTCATCCATTAAGGCTAAAAATGCAGGGTCAAGATGCCCTAATGGTGGGTGTAGTGTTCATGGCCTGTAATACGGTAGGATGGGCGTTAGAGGGGGCACGACCAAGTAATAAGCGGTTGGGGACTTCTAAGGGTGACAGTTGTAAAGGTTGACTATCGTTGATGGAAATTGTGGATGTCATAATTTATGTGAGGCTAAATGGTATTAATGGCATGATGAAACGATTAGATTACTGATGTTTTCACCAGCCTCATGATTGTCTATCATTCGTGGGAAGAAGCCATATCCCCAAAGTCTTAAAGTGGATGTAACACGCTGTTAAGGCAATCGGCTTCGGCACGCTATCCGCACTTTGATACTTGCCCAAGTGATGGCTACTAGTATTGCTTTTACTACTTATTTATGTTTTGGTGGTGGGTATATTTCCGGTGGACTGGCAATGCTATCAGCTATATTCTTGATCATATTCCTCAATACCATACACCCCCCGCCGTTGCCACATCTCTCAGTTTTGCCTTAAAAGCTGGTAATCTTAGTAATCTACTATTATTTGCTTGGGCGCTGGGAATCACAGCTATTTTGGTAGTATTAGAACGTTATGCTTTGTGGTTATTAACACATTACACAAGTGACAGAGAATAAGGATCTTTGCTATCACTCTATTTGTTTTAATTTTTAATCTTCAACCAACCACCCTAATTTATAATCAATGAATAACAAGGAAATGCCTATTTCCTGTGTGGCTTCAACAAACAGAAAGAGGATTTTAACATTTTACAGCATAATATTTATCACCAAGCTATGCTATAAAACACTTTTACTCCTGACTCCTAAATTCTTATCATTGTAATTCTAATTATTTTACCCCTACTTATTCCTATGATATTCGGAGGCACAAGACTACATAACTTAGGTGTTAAAGATGGTAGATTAGCAACCTGTCCTTCTAGTCCTAACTGTTTTTCTAGTCAGAGTAGAGACTCACTTTATCAAATTGCACCGCTGAGTGTTACCTCTGCCCGAGAATAGATATTATCTCAGCTTAAAAGTATTATTCAATCTTTACCTAGAACCGAGATAATTAGTGAAACTGAGGACTATAATATATATTATATGCCGAACCCAAAACAGCTTGTATGGGATTTGTCGATAATCTAGAATTCTATCTAGACTGTAACTCTAACATCATTCATGTACCTTCACCTTCTCCCTTAGGGTATGGAGACTTAGGAGTACATCACCAACGTATAGAGATAATTCGCGCACTATTTAATCAATCTAAGTAGAACGACGTGAAAAAACAAAAGTATGTAACTAAATGTAAATTAGCCTGAAAACCTCTTCACTCTTACCTTATCATAACGACAATTGTTAACGCCCACTTACTTAATTAACTAGAGTAGAGCGTAAATATCCATTTTTTTGAGGCAACTTCTCTTTGAGAATTTGTTTATAAACAGCTTCATAACCATCAGTCATCTGTTTGACACTAAAATGATCTTCTACATATCGCCGACAAGCATAGCGGTTTAACCGTGCTACCTTATCAATTGCACTCACACAATCTTGTGTATTATTACAAAGGAAACCTGTTTCACCATCAGCAATTACTTCCTCGGTCGAACCCATTCGCATCCCAATTACCGGCGTACCAGAAGCCATTGACTCAACCATTACTAATCCAAATGGTTCTCTCCAAGTAATAGGAAATAACGTTGCTACAGCACCTCCCATCAGGACATTTTTTTCAGCATGATTAGCTTCACCTAAATACTGAATTTGATCACCATCAATCAGCGGTTGAATTTCTCGCTCAAAAAATTTCACATCTACCATATCCAGTTTACCCCCCATTTTCAATCGCCAACCAGCTTTTTTAGCAATCTCAATCGCTAAATGTGGACCTTTCTCTGGAGACATTCTTCCCAAAAATGCCAAGTAAGGCTCATCTATCGGCTCGGGAAAAAACTTATAACTAGTAACATCAATTCCATTGTAAATTGTATCTACATAATTTAGCCCTAGTCTGGGTTCTCTTTGAGCATGAGAAATACTGATATAGGGCTGTCTTTTGGCATATTTAAATATTTTCTCATTGTCTGGACTAAAGGTTCCATGCAAGGTGTGAACTGTCGGAGTTTTCACCAGATTTGTGTATGCTAAGGGGCTATGCCCCATATGGGAGTGAATAATATCAAACTCTTCCGCTCGTTCATAGACTGAAGTCAATTGTAGCACTTCATAAATACTGTACTCTTTGACAGTAGCATCAAGTCTTAAAGCACAGGGATGAACTGATATTAACTTAGCTAAAGTTAAAGAATCACCGGATGCAAATAACGTAACTTCATGTCCGCGTCGAACTAATTCATCAGTTAACAAACCTACTACCAATTCTATGCCACCATAAGCTGGAGGTGGTACTCTCTCCCACAACGGAGCAATC
It encodes the following:
- a CDS encoding protein kinase domain-containing protein; the encoded protein is MTEAFIGSLPYSSPEQMQGRKTLHEYSDIYSLGLLMFEMLTGKHPCHTTSHCFSSCCKLHCIQAQPTFEEINPYLHIPQELQQLVMGYLAKDVNDRPYNISEVLEVLAKIKT
- a CDS encoding protein kinase, yielding MNEYQTPSDIYIGKLLNNRYLIRDVLGPGGMGRVYLAEDITKNCVLVAVKMLSLSIGNTELAKRFGREIFIGAQLGKKSSHITRVLTYGITNERVTFYVMEYLRGRTLKQILRIESLTLSRFL
- a CDS encoding helix-turn-helix domain-containing protein; the protein is MKQQVCLCLCYWRKMPTFEVLGLHFGIWKTEAKDTFHYWLEILRNVLPTSLLQQVQKHDSNHPMATQNRRQETKSFPPRLLLLNRSLDL
- a CDS encoding glycosyltransferase family 4 protein, translating into MRIAQIAPLWERVPPPAYGGIELVVGLLTDELVRRGHEVTLFASGDSLTLAKLISVHPCALRLDATVKEYSIYEVLQLTSVYERAEEFDIIHSHMGHSPLAYTNLVKTPTVHTLHGTFSPDNEKIFKYAKRQPYISISHAQREPRLGLNYVDTIYNGIDVTSYKFFPEPIDEPYLAFLGRMSPEKGPHLAIEIAKKAGWRLKMGGKLDMVDVKFFEREIQPLIDGDQIQYLGEANHAEKNVLMGGAVATLFPITWREPFGLVMVESMASGTPVIGMRMGSTEEVIADGETGFLCNNTQDCVSAIDKVARLNRYACRRYVEDHFSVKQMTDGYEAVYKQILKEKLPQKNGYLRSTLVN